A window from Armatimonas rosea encodes these proteins:
- a CDS encoding DUF1501 domain-containing protein produces MNDWGLCEESTHKSQTRRDLLGGALAAAIVAWAGSSALAQLTVGKEKRKPLITIFLRGGMDGLTALAPVGDDDYHKNRPTIKVTNPLKLDGFFGLHPSLVGLHPLYQEGKLAPLHAVGSLDQSRSHFEAMALMERGAASDPASIPSGWVARYLSALPDDNPSPLRGVAFNTILPDILRGATSAMAINDIKDLRLSVSPELRGALESVYAHGTDAAAVAGREALGVLKVLEKLDPKRYQPGGGAKYPETGLGNGLRQTAMLLKAGVGVETACLDRGGWDTHVGQNTPFLAQQLQDVGDSLAAFTKDLGPQLADVTIVVMTEFGRRVAENSGLGTDHGRASCWFVAGGGVKGGKVYASWPGLKDNQLEAPGDLKVTTDYRDILTELASRQVGLEKAAALFPSAPGKLVGLFG; encoded by the coding sequence ATGAACGACTGGGGACTGTGTGAAGAGAGCACCCACAAGAGTCAGACACGGCGCGACCTGCTCGGTGGAGCCCTCGCCGCAGCGATTGTCGCCTGGGCGGGTAGCTCGGCGCTCGCGCAGCTGACCGTCGGCAAAGAGAAGCGCAAGCCGCTGATCACGATCTTTCTGCGGGGCGGCATGGACGGCCTCACGGCGCTGGCTCCGGTGGGCGACGACGACTACCATAAGAACCGCCCGACCATCAAGGTGACCAACCCGCTCAAGCTCGACGGCTTCTTTGGCCTGCATCCGTCGCTTGTCGGGCTCCATCCGCTCTACCAAGAAGGCAAGCTCGCGCCGCTCCACGCCGTGGGCTCGCTCGACCAGAGCCGCTCGCACTTCGAGGCCATGGCCCTGATGGAGCGCGGGGCCGCCAGCGATCCGGCATCGATTCCGTCGGGCTGGGTGGCGCGCTACCTCTCCGCCCTCCCCGATGACAACCCGTCGCCGCTCCGGGGAGTGGCCTTCAACACGATCCTCCCCGATATCCTACGCGGTGCCACCAGTGCGATGGCGATCAACGATATCAAGGACCTGCGGCTCAGTGTCTCCCCCGAGCTTCGCGGTGCGCTAGAGAGTGTCTACGCCCACGGCACCGATGCCGCCGCAGTCGCCGGCCGTGAGGCGCTTGGTGTCTTGAAGGTGCTGGAGAAGCTCGACCCGAAGCGCTACCAGCCTGGCGGCGGTGCGAAGTACCCGGAGACGGGCCTGGGCAATGGCCTGCGCCAGACCGCGATGCTCCTCAAGGCGGGGGTTGGGGTGGAGACTGCTTGTCTGGACCGCGGCGGCTGGGACACCCATGTCGGGCAGAACACGCCGTTTCTGGCCCAGCAGCTCCAGGATGTCGGGGACTCGCTGGCGGCTTTTACCAAGGACCTCGGCCCACAGCTCGCCGACGTGACAATCGTGGTGATGACCGAGTTTGGCCGGCGGGTTGCGGAGAACAGCGGGCTGGGCACCGACCACGGCCGCGCGAGCTGCTGGTTCGTGGCCGGTGGCGGAGTCAAGGGTGGCAAGGTCTACGCCAGCTGGCCCGGCCTGAAGGACAACCAGCTCGAAGCCCCCGGCGACCTCAAGGTCACCACCGACTACCGCGATATCCTCACCGAGCTCGCGAGTCGGCAAGTCGGGCTGGAGAAGGCTGCGGCACTCTTCCCCAGTGCCCCCGGAAAGCTCGTGGGACTCTTTGGGTAG